ATGTGGATTGCCTGGTGGGAATTTGGGTCAAAAGAAAAAGTGGATTCGGAGGCTGCTCGACTTGGGGAGGTGGCACTGATCAAACCATGTTGAGTGGTGTTTCGGCAGCGCTTCATCTGCCAGTttcacctccccacccctccccacaacaactgacattgttttttttattttccttTACTCTGTGCTGGAGAGTTAAGTGTGAGCTCAGCCAAGTCCTTGTCTCTCCTCTCGggaggatgtaaatgatcccatgaccTCTGataaaagaagagtaggggagttggcCGATGAAAAAAAATCAGATGATTTGGTCactatctcatttgctgtttgtgggatcttagttttagagatacagcactgaaacaggcccttaggcccaccgagtctgtgccaaccattaaccacccatttttatactaatcctacactaattccatattcctaccacatccccacctgtctctgtatttccctaccacctacctatactaggggcaatttataatggccaatttacctatcaacctgcaagtctttggcatgtgggaggaaaccggagcacctggaggaaacccacgcagacacagggagaacttgcaaactccacacaggcagtacccggaattgaacccgggtcgctggagctgtgaggctgcggtgctaaccactgcgccactgtgccgccccaatgaatGCTATGCATTCATTGGCTGCCGTCttgcctgcattacaacagtcactacacttcagtaCGTCCGTGCTTTCACACCACTCAGATTAAATCTTTAccaggcaggtacagcacggggttagatacagagtaaagctccctcgacactgtccccatcaaatactcccaggacaggtacagcacgaggttagatacggagtaaagttccctctacactgtccccatcaaacgctcccaggacaggtacagcacggggttagatacagagtaaagctccctctacactgtccactatcaaagaaaaaaaaaacggggattagatacagagtaaagctccctctacactgtccccatcaaacactcccaggacaggtacagcacggggttagatacagagtaaagctccctctacactgtccactatcaaagaaaaaaaaaacgggggttagatacagagtaaataaaaaaaaagaaaaaaaaacggagttagatacagagtaaatctccctcttcactgtccccatcaaacactcccaggacaggtacagcacgaggttagatacagagtaaagttccctctacactgtccccatcaaacactcccaggacaggtacagcacgaggttagatacagagtaaagttccctctacactctccccatcaaacactcccaggacaggtacagcacggggttagatacagaataaagctccctctacactgtccactatcaaagaaaaaaaaaacgggggttagatacagagtaaataaaaaaacggggattagatacagagtaaaactccctctacactgtccccatcaaacactcccaggacaggtacagcacggggttagatacagagtaaagctctctctacactgtccccatcaaacactcccaggacaggtacagcaggttagatacagagtaaagctccctctacactgtccactatcaaagaaaaaataaacgggggttagatacagagtaaagctccctctgcactgtccccatcaaacactcccaggacaggtacagcacggggttagatacagagtaaagctccctctacactgtccactatcaaagaaaaaaaaaacgggggttagatacagagtaaagctccctctgcactgtccccatcaaacactcccaggacaggtacagtacggggttagatacagagtaaagctccctctactctgtccccatcaaacactcccaggacaggtacagcacggggttagatacagagtaaagctccctctgcactgtccccatcaaacactcccaggacaggtacagcacggggttagatacagagtaaagctctctctacactgtccccatcaaacactcccaggacaggtacagcaggttagatacagagtaaagctccctctacactgtccccatcaaacactcccaggacaggtacagcaggttagatacagagtaaagttccctctgcactgtccccatcaaacactctcaggacaggtacagcaggttagatacagagtaaagttccctctgcactgtccccatcaaacactcccaggacaggtacagtacggggttagatacagagtaaagctccctctacactgtccccatcaaacactcccaggtcaggtacagtacggggttagatacagagtaaagctccctctgcactgtccccatcaaacactcccaggacaggtacagcacggggttagatacagagtaaagctctctctacactgtccccatcaaacactcccaggacaggtacagcacggggttagatacagagtaaagttccctctacactgtccccatcaaacactcccaggacaggtacagcaggttagatacagagtaaagctccctctacactgtccccatcaaacactcccaggacaggtacagcaggttagatacagagtaaagctccctctacactgtccccatcaaacactcccaggacaggtacagcaggttagatacagagtaaagtctccctttacactgtcccagtATTGTGCAGCTGCTGGTAACTCAGTGCAGGGTATCTTTAAATGCAGCAGGATTTTCACTGTCAGCTCGATCCGCAAGGCCCGATGCTGGTTCAGCAATGATGTGACTTAACACCATCCTAAAGCTATGTTATATTTTCCCCTGTCAGCTGAGTAATCCATGGCAACTGGGAAGCTGCTACGATTTCAGTTCCCTGAGCACGATGGGttaacgatgaagaagatgaacgaGCTGCGGCTGGAGGAATGGTTCTGTGATGTGACTATCCTGGTCGGAGGTCTGCGATTCCCAGGACACCGGGTGGTGCTGGCCGCGTGTTCCCCATTCCTGCGGGACAGATTCCACATGAACCCCTCGCAGGAGGTGCAGGTCTTCCCCATGGCTGGCTCGgaggtggtgctgcagctgctgctGTCCTGCTACACTGGAACGCTGGAATTCCCTTTCCGGGATATCGTTGACTACCTGACGGCTGCCAGCTGCCTGCAGATGGAGCACGTGGTGGAGAAGTGTCGGCAGTCGCTGTCGCCCTGCGTGGCCTCGCTGATCACggaggagggggagggcgaggggcgCCCGGGCACCCCCCAGATCGCCACCTCCTCCGAGCGGGCGGCGGAGCCCGagagcctgcctgcctggccaGCAGCTGGTGAGGGCACGGGGTCCGGCGAGGCGGTGAAGCAGGAATCGGAGCCCCCTGGTCTTGGCAGGGTGGGGGAGCAGGAGGGAGTCACTGCCACCGCCGCAGCTGCTCCCTACCTGGACCCGGACTGCCGTATCCACTCCACCGTGGAGGGTGGCAGGAGCAGCGAGGTGGCAAGTACCGCCGGCTTCTCAGACCGCGCCAAGGCAGAAGGGATGGAGGACGAGGGATTCGTGGTGGTGCAGGAGGAGCTCCAGGAGGACGACTACGAGAGCTCGGCCAGCGAGGAGTGCCGCAGCGGCGGGTTCTACGGCAGCCTCTACCGCCCGGGCGAGGAGGCGCCTCCTGCGGCGGGCACCAGGGCGGAGGCGCCCGGCCGCCTGGAGCCCGTGCGCTGTTCTGAGTGCGGGGCCCCCTTCGAGCACCGTGAACATCTGGCTGCCCACATGGTCGTCCACAAGCTCTACATGTGCCTGCTCTGCGGCAAGGTCTTCAAGAAGAACGCGCGGCTCGCCCAGCACATCAACGTCCACACGGGCTTCAAACCTTACTGCTGTGCCATCTGCGGCAAGACCTTCACCCAGAACCGTTCGCTCAAGGACCACATGAATGTGCACAGCGGCGACTCGCCCCACTGCTGCAACTACTGCGACATGCGTTTCACTCACTATAACACGCTACGAGTTCACCTGCGGGATCAGCACGGCAAAACCACTGGCAAGAACTCTACCGAGTGCAAGCTGGCTGAGATTAATGTGGTGGTGCCATAGGGTGAGCcgaggagggggtggggagctTGCTGACGTCGGTCCCACATGTGCACTCCTTACCCCCCACATCCCCCCAGTCGCCAGCCATAaacccctctccacctccccctcgaaCCTCACATCCTCTCCGGCCTACCATCACACAGAGCAGCTTTCCCTCATCGAGCCGACCCAAGGAACACGAAGCTTCAATTGGGATCAAAGGGCACCAGCTGCTCCCGTCTCCTGGATTTGCGGTTGGAATTCGCCTCCCCCCGGGGCTCAGAGGGGGCGGGTCTCCAAACTGTTACAGTCTCCCGTAGCCACTGGGCCTTTGTGACGTGCTCATATATCCCACGCCCCAAGCCCGTGGAATCATATAAcatggaaggagaccattcggccccttgtaccagcgctggctctttgaaagagctgcccaatTAATTCTactcccccgctttctccccgtcgCCCTGTAAATTTTGCCCCTTCATCTATTTATGAATCTCTCTTTTCTAAGTTAACGTTGAATCTCCTTCCACCGCCCCGTTGTGCATTGCGTTCCAGTTCGCAACAATTCGCTGCCCAACATAATATTTCCTCATGCCACCTCTCATTGTTTTGCCAGTTGGATTAAATTGGTGAGCTCTGGTTTACAGACCCGGCTGTCACTGCTTTCACCTTACTTACTCCAACAAGACATTGATGAGTTTGAACAGCTTCAATCAgttctcctcttaactttctctgctctaaggagaacaattccagcttctccctcatccctggaaccattctgataaatctcccctGCCTCCTCTCCAAGGCACATACATtccgtccgacagtgcagtgccCTGAATTGGACATGATACCCGAGCTGGGGCCTAAGCTGTCTTTATAACACCCTTTCTTGTTTTTGTTCTCGATGTCACTATTTAAAAAGCCCACGATCCCAAAACCCTTCTCACCTTGGGTGGAAATAAACAGTCGCCAATGGAGCTGAGCAGATATAATCGAGAATCAGATATAAGATATAATCTGTTCAGCTGCCTTCCCTGCTGAGAATGAGTTGTACTCACAGAAACACTGCAACTCAATGCACTGCTTTTCTGCTTCAGCTCACAATACCATTTGTTACATTGAAAAGTTTTGAAATATGGAGTTTTTAGGCGGTTTTGTGGATGTTCTTCATTTCGACTCCGAGGATAATTCCAGGCATGTCCTCTGACAGCTTCCCCAATAAAAGCAAAGTTCAGAATCCCTCATTGCCTGTTAAATTTACCATTAATCATGACACAAAgatggtgggaacaggattgttactgatctcaaacatggtgggaacaggaatattgctgatctcaaacacggtggcaacaggaatgttactgatctcaaacacagtgggaacaggattgttactgctctcaaacacggtgggaacaggattgttactgctctcaaacacggtgggaacaggattgttactgatctcaaacacagtgggaacaggattgttactgctctcaaacacggtgggaacaggattgttactgatctcaaacacagtgggaacaggattgttactgctctcaaacacggtgggaacaggattgttactgctctcaaacacagtgggaacaggattgttactgctcACAAACacagtgggaacaggattgttactgatctcaaacacggtgggaacaggattgttactgatctcaaacacagtgggaacaggattgttactgctctcaaacacagtgggaacaggattgttactgatctcaaacatggtgggaacaggattgttactgatctcaaacacagtgggaacaggattgttactgctctcaaacacggtgggaacaggattgttactgatctcaaacacagtgggaacaggattgttactgctctcaaacacggtgggaacaggattgttactgatctcaaacatggtgggaataggattattactgatctcaaacacggtggcaacaggaatgttactgctctcaaacacggtgggaacaggattgttactgatctcaaacacggtgggaacaggattgttactgatctcaaacacggtgggaacaggaatattgctgatctcaaacacggtgggaacaggattgttactgatctcaa
The nucleotide sequence above comes from Heterodontus francisci isolate sHetFra1 chromosome 29, sHetFra1.hap1, whole genome shotgun sequence. Encoded proteins:
- the LOC137346072 gene encoding zinc finger and BTB domain-containing protein 12-like isoform X1; the encoded protein is MATGKLLRFQFPEHDGLTMKKMNELRLEEWFCDVTILVGGLRFPGHRVVLAACSPFLRDRFHMNPSQEVQVFPMAGSEVVLQLLLSCYTGTLEFPFRDIVDYLTAASCLQMEHVVEKCRQSLSPCVASLITEEGEGEGRPGTPQIATSSERAAEPESLPAWPAAGEGTGSGEAVKQESEPPGLGRVGEQEGVTATAAAAPYLDPDCRIHSTVEGGRSSEVASTAGFSDRAKAEGMEDEGFVVVQEELQEDDYESSASEECRSGGFYGSLYRPGEEAPPAAGTRAEAPGRLEPVRCSECGAPFEHREHLAAHMVVHKLYMCLLCGKVFKKNARLAQHINVHTGFKPYCCAICGKTFTQNRSLKDHMNVHSGDSPHCCNYCDMRFTHYNTLRVHLRDQHGKTTGKNSTECKLAEINVVVP